A single region of the Pararge aegeria chromosome 20, ilParAegt1.1, whole genome shotgun sequence genome encodes:
- the LOC120632852 gene encoding uncharacterized protein LOC120632852 — protein sequence MPPKVDSKTSESDKEIQDTKLSILIAKREAIFGIMQNVFDLSREPDVHTNVEKREHFLDESSQIDSLRLKYESIVDDYNTRLLNLNSDAKPDYKSLYAFETLYNRVKRTHTKCSTLNTTPEIHNATSALLKAKPKLAPISILEFDGDIKSFQMFYTTFKSVVDNNPSLTDAEKLFYLLPKLTGKAKSAIAGISPCAENYQLILQTLVNRFDDKQRFKCVKEKNACVNCLSIKHKVGQCEVSPHCSCGQKHNKRLHFDQREEHSRAPQLNTVMPPPNAPTVTASSPVADDRADVALCATRVSPSTSATQVYNSNLMNRVEDKRTTVLLATAQVAVYDCNGERQVIRIPLADASYGVPDKIDALIGASLFPHLLLPDDVHTSRRDPSVPVALRTVLGLVFMGNAPTIPTINTHTALTCCFVQEPPAIDSLVKRFWELEELPSASIQNPDDNECEDFYTSTTVRDPDTGRYVVGLPFKEDLYSLGNSLDIAKKRFICLERKLEASNKLRSAYDDVIKGYLAKDYISPAPSYDSKDPVPIYVMPHTGILREDKLSTRLRLVVDASCRSSSGKALNHLLHSGQNLQGDLFKIILNFRLHAVAMTADCREQFLQIVMREADRRYQCFLYRFNPQDPLVLYQFNRVCFGLTSSPFHALRTVRQLVNDDGAKYPRANSIVLPALYMDDVAFSLPSELEAVTVSLQMIDLFKGAQWELVKWNSNSREVLDNLPASHKLPTEVEFDKTMHHKILGLHWYTRNDAFYFKISVPDDVTCTKRSILSTVARLWDIMGFVAPTVVYAKILIKMLWQLNLDWDTVAPPHIIKMWRQFCDELPALNKLHIPRHVGVTTDCEVTLLGLSDASLAAYGAVVYLHVSSPTGNTVRLACAKSKVSPTKPHSIARLELLGGVLLSKLLRTVHDTYSERIPIKATYAFLDSKVALYWIKSSPHRWQTFVANRVVQITENISPDNFYHCPGTENSADILSRGVTPEKLLSHPLWLHGPPWASMHPSQWPLKTLEGESIEDVPEKKVLIHTVRKPILPNDLHELALRFSSWSKLLRIIVYICRFAKLLPRRGTSAVTADDLNFAENRMLRALQNQHFAEEYSLIKNNKTCSPAFNRLRPFIDDGLIRVGGRLANSGLSFEKIHPVILPRNGHVVNIIIDYYHIKHLHAGPELLMALLRQRYWILSARRIVRQRVHMCNTCFRFKPRPTIPLMADLPDIRTRPALKAFSFTGCDYAGPIPYVPVRRRGVHSEKAYIVLFTCLTTRSTHIEVATSLSTPSFLAGFKRFLSRRGPVQVLHSDNAKNFQGAASYLRDLYKFLREEYYPKLEQECAENSITWKFICPNSPHFGGSWESMIKVTKTILFKVIGQQLLSYEELCTVLIQVECLLNSRPLTILSSDPAEPSALTPSHFLHTAPLFSLPAPDVNPDKINLVDRYSLIDKMVQSFWNRWRMEYLHGLQVRLKWNTPSVPITPGTVVVVINDNVPPLAWPLAVVEKVHPSKDGVIRVATVKISGRTYVRPVVRLCPLPTQ from the exons ATGCCTCCTAAAGTAGATTCTAAAACTAGCGAAAGTGATAAGGAGATTCAGGATACTAAACTGTCTATCTTAATTGCTAAACGTGAAGCTATATTCGGTATCATGCaaaatgtctttgacttatctcGTGAACCCGATGTTCATACGAACGTTGAAAAAAGAGAACATTTTCTAGACGAATCTTCACAAATTGATTCATTGCGTTTAAAGTACGAGTCTATTGTAGACGATTATAATAcacgtttattaaacttaaattcagaTGCAAAACCTGATTACAAAAGTCTGTATGCTTTTGAGACTTTGTATAATAGGGTCAAACGAACTCATACAAAATGCTCAACTTTAAATACGACACCAGAAATACATAATGCGACCTCCGCGCTGCTAAAAGCCAAGCCGAAGCTAGCTCCCATATCGATATTAGAATTCGATGGTGACATTAAATCTTTTCAGATGTTTTATACGACCTTTAAGTCAGTAGTAGATAATAATCCATCACTCACAGATGcagaaaagctattttatctgttaccgAAGCTGACAGGGAAGGCAAAAAGCGCAATCGCTGGAATTTCTCCGTGTGCTGAGAATTATCAGCTCATTTTACAAACACTCGTCAATAGGTTCGATGATAAAC AACGTTTTAAGTGCGTCAAGGAGAAGAATGCCTGTGTGAACTGCCTGTCTATAAAACATAAAGTCGGGCAATGTGAAGTCTCCCCGCACTGTTCGTGTGGTCAGAAACATAACAAAAGGCTGCACTTTGACCAGCGCGAGGAACATTCCCGCGCGCCTCAGTTGAATACCGTCATGCCGCCACCGAACGCACCTACCGTTACCGCGTCATCGCCCGTAGCGGATGATCGCGCCGACGTAGCACTGTGCGCTACGCGCGTAAGCCCGTCTACAAGCGCTACGCAGGTGTATAATAGCAATTTAATGAATCGTGTGGAAGACAAGCGAACTACTGTCTTATTGGCTACCGCACAAGTTGCTGTTTACGACTGTAATGGTGAACGGCAAGTTATAC GTATTCCGCTTGCCGATGCGAGTTACGGCGTACCTGATaaaattgatgctttaatagGAGCTTCCCTATTTCCACATTTGCTTCTCCCCGACGACGTCCATACGTCACGTCGCGACCCGTCGGTGCCCGTTGCATTGCGCACGGTGTTAGGTCTGGTGTTCATGGGCAATGCGCCTacgatacctactataaatactcataCGGCCTTGACATGTTGTTTCGTTCAAGAGCCTCCCGCTATTGACTCTTTAGTCAAGCGTTTCTGGGAACTTGAAGAACTTCCTTCCGCTTCCATTCAGAAtcctgatgataatgaatgcgaAGACTTCTACACTTCGACTACTGTCCGAGATCCCGATACGGGCAGATACGTTGTCGGGCTGCCATTTAAAGAGGATCTATATTCCCTAGGGAATTCTTTGGACATAGCTAAGAAACGTTTCATCTGCCTCGAAAGAAAGCTTGAAGCTTCGAATAAATTGAGGTCGGCATATGATGACGTCATAAAAGGTTATCTCGCGAAAGATTATATTTCTCCCGCGCCTTCATATGATTCTAAAGATCCTGTTCCGATTTACGTGATGCCACACACGGGGATTTTACGTGAAGACAAACTCTCGACGAGACTGAGATTAGTCGTCGATGCTTCTTGTCGTTCTAGTTCTGGAAAGGCACTGAACCATCTGCTACATTCCGGTCAAAATTTACAGggagatctttttaaaataattttgaattttcgtctGCATGCAGTGGCAATGACAGCCGACTGCCGAGAACAGTTTCTACAAATCGTTATGCGCGAAGCTGATCGTCGCTATCAATGCTTCTTATACCGCTTTAATCCACAAGACCCTCTTGTGCTATACCAGTTCAATCGAGTCTGTTTCGGTCTCACTTCCAGTCCCTTCCATGCACTGCGCACGGTAAGACAGCTGGTGAATGACGACGGCGCAAAATATCCACGAGCGAATAGCATTGTGCTACCCGCGCTTTATATGGATGACGTAGCTTTCTCGCTTCCAAGCGAACTAGAGGCAGTCACTGTGTCGCTGCAGATGATCGATCTTTTTAAGGGTGCACAGTGGGAATTAGTTAAGTGGAACAGCAATTCTCGCGAGGTCTTAGATAACCTTCCTGCGTCCCACAAACTTCCGACTGAAGTGGAGTTTGACAAAACCATGCACCATAAAATACTTGGTCTGCATTGGTATACTAGAAATGAcgctttctattttaaaatttctgtgcCCGACGATGTGACATGCACTAAGCGCTCCATCTTGTCGACTGTTGCCCGTCTGTGGGACATAATGGGCTTCGTTGCTCCCACAGTCGTGTatgccaaaatattaattaaaatgctttggCAATTAAATCTTGATTGGGACACTGTAGCTCCACCACACATCATTAAGATGTGGAGACAGTTTTGCGATGAGTTGCCAGCTCTAAATAAGCTACACATACCGCGTCATGTGGGCGTGACAACAGACTGTGAGGTCACTCTCCTGGGACTATCAGATGCTAGTCTCGCAGCCTATGGTGCTGTCGTTTATTTACACGTTAGCTCCCCTACTGGTAACACTGTGCGTCTTGCTTGTGCGAAAAGTAAAGTTTCGCCGACGAAACCTCATTCAATTGCTCGTCTCGAACTATTAGGTGGCGTCCTACTGTCGAAATTGCTTCGTACAGTACATGACACTTACTCTGAGCGTATCCCAATCAAGGCTACATATGCATTTCTCGATTCCAAAGTCGCCCTATATTGGATAAAAAGTTCACCGCATAGATGGCAGACTTTTGTCGCGAATCGCGTTGTACAGATAACTGAGAATATCTCACCAGACAACTTTTATCATTGCCCTGGCACTGAGAACTCTGCTGATATTCTATCGAGAGGTGTAACTCCTGAGAAGCTTCTCTCACACCCTCTGTGGCTGCATGGTCCACCATGGGCATCAATGCATCCGTCTCAGTGGCCACTCAAAACTCTAGAGGGAGAGTCTATTGAAGACGTACCCGAGAAGAAGGTTCTTATACACACTGTGCGTAAACCTATACTCCCGAACGACTTACACGAGCTTGCTCTCCGTTTTTCTTCGTGGAGCAAACTTCTAcgtataattgtatacatttgtagATTTGCTAAATTACTGCCTCGTCGCGGCACTAGTGCAGTTACCGCTGACGACTTAAATTTCGCAGAGAATAGAATGCTTCGCGCTCTGCAAAATCAGCATTTTGCTGAAGAATattctcttattaaaaataataaaacatgttcacCGGCATTTAATCGCCTAAGACCATTTATTGATGATGGACTTATCCGCGTTGGTGGTCGTCTCGCCAACTCTGGACTTagctttgaaaaaatacatCCGGTTATATTGCCTCGCAATGGCCACGTGGTAAATATAATCATTGATTATTACCacattaaacatttacatgCTGGACCCGAACTCCTAATGGCCCTGCTTCGTCAGAGGTACTGGATTCTGTCGGCACGCCGTATTGTCAGGCAAAGAGTACATATGTGCAATACTTGCTTTAGATTTAAACCGCGTCCAACCATTCCGCTGATGGCGGATCTTCCTGATATACGTACACGTCCAGCGTTGAAAGCCTTTAGTTTCACCGGCTGCGATTATGCAGGCCCTATACCATACGTTCCTGTACGCCGCCGTGGCGTACACAGCGAGAAAGCTTATATTGTGCTGTTCACGTGTCTCACTACGAGATCTACGCACATTGAGGTTGCTACCTCACTCAGCACCCCCAGTTTCCTCGCCGGGTTTAAAAGATTCCTATCACGTCGTGGTCCTGTTCAGGTGCTGCATAGCGACAATGCTAAAAACTTCCAGGGTGCTGCTTCTTACCTTCGGGACCTCTATAAATTTCTAAGAGAAGAATATTACCCGAAGCTAGAGCAGGAATGCGCTGAAAATAGCATAACTTGGAAATTCATCTGTCCCAATTCCCCACACTTTGGAGGTTCATGGGAAAGTATGATCAAGGTGACTAAGACGATCCTGTTCAAGGTCATAGGGCAACAGCTCCTTTCTTATGAGGAACTTTGCACTGTGCTCATTCAGGTCGAATGTCTTCTCAATTCGCGTCCGCTAACAATACTAAGCTCTGACCCTGCCGAACCTTCGGCTCTTACTCCAAGTCACTTCCTACATACTGCGCCTCTATTCTCCTTGCCTGCGCCTGATGTCAATCCAGACAAAATTAACTTGGTTGACAGGTACTCGTTAATAGATAAAATGGTCCAATCGTTTTGGAATCGTTGGAGGATGGAATATTTGCACGGATTGCAAGTTCGTTTGAAATGGAATACGCCTTCCGTACCTATTACGCCGGGAACTGTCGTCGTAGTTATAAATGACAACGTACCGCCTCTGGCTTGGCCTCTAGCAGTAGTAGAGAAAGTGCATCCCTCGAAAGACGGCGTCATACGCGTAGCGACCGTTAAAATTTCCGGGAGAACTTACGTCCGTCCGGTCGTTCGCTTATGCCCTCTTCCGACGCAATAA
- the LOC120632718 gene encoding kynureninase-like, with amino-acid sequence MDQQFKDGSDFPIFLDNNDPLGHFRHRFYLKKDTIYMCGNSLGLASRDAEAAILKAMQKWKEEGVKIWNVDDNKYFLYSAELAKIMSGLVGVDADEIAVSASTTVNIHQAVSTFYKPTKDRYKILVDNINFPTDKYAIDSQVRLKGYEPKEAVKIVKCRDSLMDEDDIIEAMTSDVALILLPTVYYRSAQILNMAKVTKAAKSKGIIIGWDLSHAVGSIEIDLKSLDIDFAVWCTYKYLNGGPGSTSALYINRKHFKNLPGLAGWLGNKPETQFQLLQDFDHQQDANGWLIGTPHLLSMAGLEGSLKMFNEAGMANLRKKSLHITAYLMFLVDTKLASYGFTIGNPRADDKRGGHVCLEHDEGYRISIALKARGVVPDFRDPNVIRLTPTALYTSYEEVYEIVEIILDIVKNETYKKISQKRNLVV; translated from the coding sequence ATGGATCAACAGTTTAAAGATGGTTCAGACTTCCCAATTTTTTTGGACAACAATGACCCTCTAGGCCATTTCCGTCATAGATTCTATCTTAAAAAAGATACAATTTATATGTGCGGAAATTCCTTAGGCCTAGCATCAAGGGACGCCGAAGCAGCCATATTAAAAGCTATGCAAAAATGGAAAGAGGAAGGCGTAAAAATTTGGAACGTGGAcgataacaaatattttctgtaCTCAGCAGAATTAGCCAAAATAATGTCGGGATTAGTCGGAGTCGACGCAGACGAAATAGCAGTGTCCGCTTCTACTACAGTGAACATACACCAAGCGGTCAGCACGTTTTATAAGCCCACCAAGGACAGATATAAAATCTTGGTGGACAATATAAATTTCCCCACAGACAAATACGCAATTGATAGCCAAGTGAGGTTGAAAGGCTACGAACCAAAAGAAGCAGTGAAAATTGTTAAATGTAGAGACTCTTTGATGGATGAAGACGATATCATTGAAGCAATGACTTCAGACGTAGCTTTGATTTTACTACCTACAGTTTACTATAGATCTGCACAAATTCTAAACATGGCAAAGGTTACTAAAGCTGCAAAGTCAAAAGGTATCATAATTGGCTGGGATTTGAGCCATGCAGTCGGCAGCATAGAAATTGATTTGAAATCCTTAGACATAGATTTTGCTGTGTGGtgtacttataaatacttaaatggaGGTCCAGGATCTACTTCAGCcctttatataaatagaaagcATTTTAAAAATCTGCCTGGTTTAGCTGGATGGCTTGGCAACAAACCAGAGACACAGTTTCAACTACTGCAAGATTTTGACCACCAGCAAGACGCTAACGGTTGGCTGATAGGCACACCACATCTACTTTCCATGGCAGGTTTGGAAGGCTCCTTAAAAATGTTCAACGAAGCTGGAATGGCCAATCTTAGGAAGAAATCTTTGCATATAACAGCATATTTGATGTTTTTGGTCGACACAAAATTGGCAAGTTATGGTTTTACTATTGGTAATCCTAGGGCCGACGATAAGAGGGGAGGTCACGTATGTTTAGAACATGATGAGGGTTACAGGATCTCTATAGCTTTGAAAGCTCGCGGTGTGGTGCCAGATTTCAGAGACCCTAATGTCATACGCTTGACCCCTACGGCCTTGTACACGAGTTATGAAGAAGTGTATGAAATAGTGGAAATTATATTGGATATTGTCAAAAACgagacttacaaaaaaattagccAGAAAAGGAATTTGGTTGtctaa